A genomic segment from Chitinophaga niabensis encodes:
- a CDS encoding SusE domain-containing protein, whose product MKRYIIALLTLAAFLPGCKKDDYKLNTNLKPVEKLSAPVNNKFTKLQPATSAALSFEWEQARAEDGSLVLYEVVFDKENGDFSNPIAKIASDGGGIQNKLTLSHKDLNSMAGKAGIAALATGKLKWSVNASKGYNIQPAKESRIIELERPNGFAEIPVDVFLTGAATEGGATLANAMKMKAVTAGVFEIYTSLKDGKYQFVDRKTGTPNTFYLQGELLKENGESTQAGGTKVYRIRLDFNNAAATVTEITGMGLWFAPDNKIMYDLTYAGNSTWSFQNKLITFKQESWGRDERYKFRINVKNAAGVAGEEWVGSSNADNNRPTDATPAAFWEIRTITNNDQWNYCYKFKAAVDTKNCDVNVYFQADKNYTHEVIVK is encoded by the coding sequence ATGAAAAGATACATCATTGCTTTACTTACTTTAGCCGCCTTCCTGCCAGGCTGTAAGAAGGACGATTATAAACTGAACACTAACCTCAAGCCGGTGGAAAAGCTCAGTGCCCCGGTCAACAATAAATTCACCAAACTGCAACCTGCTACCAGCGCTGCACTCAGCTTTGAATGGGAGCAGGCCAGGGCGGAAGATGGTTCCCTGGTATTGTATGAAGTAGTGTTCGATAAAGAGAATGGCGATTTCTCTAACCCCATTGCCAAGATAGCTTCAGATGGTGGGGGTATTCAGAATAAACTCACCCTCTCTCATAAAGATCTGAACAGCATGGCCGGAAAAGCGGGGATTGCTGCATTGGCTACCGGTAAACTGAAATGGTCTGTGAATGCTTCCAAAGGGTATAACATTCAGCCGGCCAAAGAAAGCAGGATCATTGAACTGGAAAGGCCGAATGGTTTTGCAGAAATACCGGTAGATGTATTCCTTACCGGTGCTGCTACAGAAGGTGGCGCAACATTAGCGAACGCTATGAAGATGAAGGCGGTAACTGCTGGTGTATTTGAGATCTATACTTCATTAAAGGACGGTAAATACCAATTCGTAGACAGAAAAACAGGTACGCCTAATACCTTCTACCTGCAAGGGGAATTACTGAAAGAGAACGGAGAAAGCACGCAGGCTGGTGGTACCAAAGTATACCGCATCCGTTTGGATTTCAACAATGCAGCTGCCACGGTTACGGAGATTACGGGCATGGGGCTTTGGTTTGCACCGGATAACAAGATCATGTACGACCTTACTTATGCAGGCAACAGTACCTGGAGCTTCCAGAATAAACTGATCACTTTCAAACAGGAGTCCTGGGGCCGTGATGAACGTTACAAGTTCAGGATCAATGTGAAGAATGCCGCAGGTGTGGCAGGAGAGGAGTGGGTAGGTAGCTCCAACGCAGATAATAACCGCCCAACTGATGCAACACCAGCCGCTTTCTGGGAAATAAGGACCATCACCAACAATGACCAATGGAACTACTGCTATAAATTCAAAGCTGCTGTAGATACAAAGAACTGTGATGTGAATGTCTACTTCCAGGCAGATAAGAATTATACACATGAAGTAATCGTAAAATAA
- a CDS encoding RagB/SusD family nutrient uptake outer membrane protein, whose protein sequence is MKRSLLIILCITALFSCRKLEQPNTREFTEAAYWRDAQDALDALASCYENMSNDFYYFGNEALSDNGYVAGGGFNGVSLVAGGSYDPANARVRSEWSYRYACIRKCNLVILNIDKVPSMDETLKKRIISEARFIRAYSYFEMTTWFGDVPFFTNLISIDESKTIARTPKATIIAFILKELSELRNDLPTNVQYAEKDRGRITKGAAIALSAKVRLYNGEWEEVKKECELLINSTANGTYTLVDNYANLFKVSGEFNNEVILDLQYGGGRTFSTQRSFLPQTVALLRSTLVPTQDLVDDYIMLNGKGIKEAGSGYNENDPYTNRDPRFNLTILHHGSTITDFENKVQTILTLPGSNPSTNSVDDQGASPTGYYFQKHYDVTAPNYNSGLNLPMIRFADVLLMYAEAVNELGGLDAAIWNKTVRAIRIRAKFTDAGATEFPGGTKDQLRPIIRRERRAELVFEGIRAFDIRRWKIAEAVLNVPVRGIKVSSGAFNKDPNGYIIVENRRFENPKHYLWPVPTFERDQNKNLGQNPGWQ, encoded by the coding sequence ATGAAAAGATCATTGCTAATAATATTATGCATCACTGCATTGTTCAGCTGCCGGAAACTAGAGCAGCCGAACACGCGTGAGTTCACGGAAGCCGCTTACTGGCGGGATGCCCAGGATGCACTGGATGCGCTGGCCAGTTGTTATGAGAACATGTCCAACGACTTTTACTACTTCGGCAACGAAGCATTGAGTGATAACGGATATGTGGCCGGTGGGGGATTCAATGGTGTATCCCTGGTGGCCGGAGGCAGTTACGATCCTGCCAATGCAAGGGTAAGGAGTGAATGGAGTTACCGCTACGCCTGCATCCGTAAATGCAACCTGGTGATATTGAATATCGACAAGGTGCCGTCTATGGATGAAACACTCAAGAAACGCATCATTTCCGAAGCCCGTTTCATCCGTGCTTATTCTTATTTTGAAATGACCACCTGGTTTGGTGATGTGCCTTTCTTCACCAACCTGATCTCTATTGATGAATCCAAAACCATTGCCCGGACCCCTAAGGCTACGATCATTGCGTTCATCTTAAAAGAACTTTCTGAACTGCGGAACGACCTGCCCACCAATGTGCAATATGCGGAAAAGGACAGGGGCCGTATCACCAAAGGTGCCGCCATTGCCTTAAGTGCAAAAGTGAGACTGTATAACGGAGAATGGGAAGAAGTGAAGAAAGAATGTGAACTGTTGATCAATTCCACCGCAAATGGTACTTACACACTGGTAGACAATTACGCCAACCTGTTCAAAGTATCCGGCGAATTCAACAACGAAGTGATCCTGGACCTGCAATATGGTGGTGGCAGAACCTTCAGCACACAAAGAAGCTTCCTCCCGCAAACGGTGGCCCTGCTGAGAAGTACGCTGGTACCTACGCAGGACCTGGTGGATGATTACATCATGCTGAACGGGAAAGGCATTAAAGAAGCCGGTTCCGGTTACAATGAGAATGATCCTTACACTAACAGAGACCCACGCTTCAATCTCACCATCCTGCATCATGGTTCTACCATTACGGATTTTGAGAACAAGGTGCAAACCATCCTTACACTGCCTGGTTCCAATCCTTCTACCAACAGTGTGGATGATCAGGGAGCTTCGCCTACGGGGTATTACTTCCAGAAACATTATGATGTAACGGCGCCTAATTACAACTCAGGCCTGAACCTCCCGATGATCCGCTTTGCAGATGTATTACTGATGTATGCAGAAGCCGTGAACGAACTTGGCGGACTTGATGCTGCCATCTGGAATAAAACGGTCCGTGCCATCCGCATACGTGCTAAGTTCACAGATGCCGGCGCTACGGAATTCCCCGGGGGTACCAAAGATCAGCTGCGGCCAATAATAAGAAGGGAAAGGAGAGCAGAGCTGGTCTTTGAAGGGATCCGCGCATTTGATATCCGCCGCTGGAAGATTGCAGAAGCTGTGTTGAATGTACCGGTAAGAGGTATTAAAGTAAGCTCCGGAGCGTTTAATAAAGACCCTAACGGATATATTATTGTTGAAAACAGGCGCTTCGAAAATCCTAAACATTACCTATGGCCGGTGCCCACTTTTGAGCGCGACCAGAACAAAAATCTTGGTCAGAATCCGGGATGGCAATAA
- a CDS encoding glycoside hydrolase family 76 protein: MPHSFLKITCAVLLSLSSASCLKEPVDDGPGPGAGNKAYVFNWTQIADSSYTSLIGNFYNQPGKYYNENNSGKADFHYWRNAHALDVLVDAYVRKNDPQIKTRMDELLDGMKAKNGNTYINHFYDDMEWMALACLRAYEATSDVKYKTVAEQVWTDIKGGWDDTWGGGFYWNKERKNKNTPANAPACIIASRMYQVTQNPADLEWAKKSYQWQKTNLVDPVSGLVWDGLDANGTNKAWKFTYNQGVYIGAGIELYKITGEAVYINDALKTANNSLTGDFTQSNIMKDEGGGDGGLFKGILVRNLLLLITDGNLGSTDKTKFINFLKLNGETLWLQGTSRPSIIYGPKWTSVVTTTDLSTQLSGAMLIEAVAKLKALGLID, encoded by the coding sequence ATGCCTCACTCTTTTCTAAAAATAACCTGTGCGGTACTCCTGTCCCTTTCATCGGCTTCCTGCCTGAAAGAGCCTGTGGATGATGGCCCGGGGCCTGGTGCCGGTAATAAGGCCTATGTATTTAACTGGACGCAGATAGCGGACTCTTCTTACACTTCCCTGATCGGTAATTTTTACAATCAGCCGGGTAAATACTACAATGAGAATAATTCCGGGAAAGCGGATTTTCATTACTGGCGGAATGCACATGCACTGGATGTATTGGTAGATGCTTATGTGCGCAAGAATGATCCGCAAATCAAAACGCGGATGGATGAATTGCTGGATGGCATGAAAGCCAAGAATGGCAATACCTATATCAATCACTTCTATGATGATATGGAATGGATGGCATTGGCCTGCCTGCGGGCTTATGAAGCTACCAGTGATGTGAAGTACAAAACGGTGGCAGAACAGGTGTGGACGGACATCAAAGGAGGATGGGATGATACCTGGGGCGGTGGTTTCTATTGGAACAAAGAACGGAAGAATAAAAATACACCGGCCAATGCGCCGGCCTGCATCATTGCTTCCAGGATGTACCAGGTAACACAGAACCCTGCTGATCTTGAATGGGCTAAGAAGAGTTACCAATGGCAGAAAACTAATCTCGTAGATCCGGTATCCGGGCTTGTATGGGATGGGCTGGATGCGAATGGCACAAACAAAGCCTGGAAGTTCACTTATAACCAGGGTGTTTATATCGGTGCAGGAATTGAGTTGTATAAGATTACGGGAGAAGCGGTGTATATCAATGATGCGCTTAAAACGGCGAATAATTCACTCACGGGTGATTTTACGCAGAGCAATATTATGAAGGATGAAGGCGGGGGAGATGGAGGTTTGTTTAAAGGCATCCTGGTGCGTAATCTTTTATTACTCATCACAGATGGTAACCTGGGTAGTACGGATAAAACCAAGTTCATCAACTTCCTGAAATTGAATGGAGAAACCTTGTGGCTACAGGGTACTTCACGTCCATCCATTATTTATGGCCCCAAATGGACGAGTGTGGTTACTACTACCGATCTGTCCACCCAGTTGAGTGGCGCTATGCTGATAGAGGCGGTGGCGAAGCTGAAAGCGTTGGGGTTGATAGATTAG
- a CDS encoding DNA alkylation repair protein has product MKNTAEQFIAAVKKLSSPAEQKKIQRYFKPDEDDVFIGVPMGKLFALAKEYIDMPVSELEKLLNNPIHEVRAGALSIMDKDTRRNKIPESRRKELYDLYMRRHDRINNWDLVDVSAIYVVGRYLFDKPRKILYKLARSRNVWERRTAIVSTAYFLKHKERDDTFAIAELLVKDKEDLIHKAAGGWLRQAGKGDKAALLQFLDKYAATMPRTMLRYAIEHLDVKQKKHYMELKKLT; this is encoded by the coding sequence ATGAAAAACACAGCAGAACAATTCATCGCTGCCGTAAAGAAGCTCAGTTCCCCCGCTGAGCAGAAAAAGATCCAACGTTATTTTAAACCGGATGAAGATGATGTATTCATCGGCGTGCCCATGGGAAAACTCTTTGCATTAGCCAAAGAATATATAGACATGCCGGTTAGTGAACTGGAAAAACTACTCAATAATCCCATCCACGAAGTAAGGGCCGGCGCTCTCAGCATCATGGATAAAGACACCCGCCGCAACAAGATCCCCGAAAGCCGCCGTAAAGAACTCTATGATCTCTACATGCGCCGCCACGACAGGATCAATAACTGGGACCTTGTAGACGTAAGCGCTATTTACGTAGTAGGCAGATACCTCTTCGACAAACCACGCAAAATACTTTACAAGCTCGCACGCTCCAGGAACGTCTGGGAACGCCGCACCGCCATTGTAAGCACAGCCTACTTCCTCAAACACAAAGAAAGAGACGATACCTTTGCTATCGCAGAACTACTCGTAAAGGATAAAGAAGACCTCATTCATAAAGCAGCAGGCGGCTGGCTCCGCCAGGCCGGGAAAGGAGATAAAGCAGCCTTACTCCAATTCCTTGATAAATATGCCGCCACTATGCCCCGCACCATGTTGCGCTATGCCATTGAACACCTGGATGTTAAGCAGAAGAAACACTATATGGAGCTGAAAAAGCTAACTTAA
- a CDS encoding DUF1801 domain-containing protein has product MSQEVTDYIKKLQPWQIKVCETLRKTVKSIIPDVEERLQYGKPHYLKNGHYAAVIHAAKDKVSFMLFNATELPEIKGFFKSMSGPERKTATITEGQEVDYKQLGDLLKKASKSL; this is encoded by the coding sequence ATGAGCCAGGAAGTTACAGACTACATTAAGAAATTGCAGCCTTGGCAGATCAAGGTCTGCGAAACATTGCGGAAAACGGTAAAGAGCATCATCCCGGATGTGGAAGAGCGTTTACAATATGGCAAACCGCATTACCTGAAGAACGGGCATTATGCTGCCGTTATTCATGCAGCAAAGGATAAGGTATCTTTTATGTTGTTCAATGCTACGGAGTTGCCGGAGATCAAAGGGTTCTTTAAATCTATGTCAGGCCCTGAGCGGAAAACGGCTACCATCACAGAAGGGCAGGAGGTAGATTACAAGCAGTTGGGAGACCTTTTGAAGAAAGCATCTAAATCATTATAA
- a CDS encoding GMC oxidoreductase, translating into MANLNLKAKEANTYDAIVVGSGISGGWAAKELCEKGLKVLMLERGRQLEHIKDYTNAVKAPWEVPHRGRLTTAQKGSHPYLIRERVYSEFNESYWMKDEESPYTEKKRFDWTRPDIVGGRSIMWGRGSLRLSEMDFEANAKEGIGIDWPIRYRDIAPWYDYVEAFAGIAGTAEGLPHLPDGIFQPAMEMNCFEKEVKGRIEGKFPGRKMTMYRTANLTQPIGERGTCQYRDRCARGCPFGAYFSTQSSTLPAAVKTGNLTLRPDSIVNSIIYDEAAGKATGVKVIDKHTKEVIEYHARIIFLNASTLGSTFIMLNSTSNRFPKGLGNDSEVLGKYLMDHHFHAGASGISEEFQDKYYYGGRPAGFYIPRFRNIGEDKQKYLRGFGYSGYSNRTGWARGIAELGIGEAYKDYLTEPGPWQMGLMGFGECLPYEENQVYLDHGRQDAWGQPVLEFNCEFKENEILMRRDMDQDAAAMLEAAGLKNVTPFNRDSYPGGAIHEMGTARMGCDPKDSILNEWNQVHSVKNVFVTDGACMTSSACQNPSLTYMALTARAADHAVSELKKMNL; encoded by the coding sequence ATGGCAAACTTAAATCTGAAAGCAAAGGAAGCAAACACCTATGATGCAATTGTGGTAGGCTCAGGTATCAGTGGAGGATGGGCCGCTAAAGAACTCTGTGAAAAAGGACTCAAAGTATTGATGCTGGAAAGAGGAAGACAATTAGAGCATATTAAAGATTACACCAACGCTGTCAAAGCACCCTGGGAAGTTCCTCACCGTGGCAGGCTCACCACTGCACAGAAAGGCAGCCACCCTTATCTTATCCGCGAACGTGTATACAGCGAATTCAATGAAAGTTACTGGATGAAGGATGAAGAAAGCCCCTATACAGAAAAGAAACGTTTCGACTGGACGCGCCCCGATATCGTAGGCGGCCGTTCCATTATGTGGGGCCGTGGTTCTCTCCGGCTGAGTGAAATGGATTTTGAAGCCAATGCAAAAGAAGGCATTGGTATAGACTGGCCTATACGTTACAGGGATATTGCACCCTGGTACGATTATGTAGAAGCCTTTGCAGGCATCGCCGGAACAGCAGAAGGACTCCCTCATCTCCCCGACGGGATCTTCCAACCCGCTATGGAAATGAATTGTTTTGAAAAAGAAGTGAAGGGAAGGATCGAAGGGAAATTCCCCGGCCGCAAAATGACCATGTACCGTACCGCCAACCTCACCCAACCTATCGGGGAAAGAGGCACCTGCCAGTACAGGGACCGTTGTGCAAGAGGATGCCCCTTCGGCGCTTATTTCAGCACACAATCCTCCACCTTACCTGCTGCCGTAAAAACCGGCAACCTTACATTACGCCCTGATTCCATCGTGAATTCCATCATCTATGATGAAGCTGCTGGCAAAGCAACCGGTGTAAAAGTGATCGATAAACATACCAAAGAGGTTATAGAATATCATGCACGCATTATCTTCCTGAATGCCTCCACGCTGGGTAGTACCTTCATTATGCTGAATTCCACTTCCAACCGTTTCCCCAAAGGTTTGGGTAACGACAGTGAGGTTCTTGGCAAATACCTGATGGACCATCATTTCCATGCAGGCGCCAGCGGCATTTCAGAAGAGTTCCAGGATAAATATTATTACGGCGGCCGCCCTGCCGGTTTTTACATTCCGCGTTTCCGCAACATCGGAGAAGACAAACAAAAATATCTCCGGGGCTTTGGCTATAGCGGTTATAGTAATCGTACAGGCTGGGCACGTGGCATTGCAGAATTAGGGATCGGCGAAGCCTACAAAGATTACCTCACAGAGCCTGGCCCATGGCAAATGGGCTTAATGGGCTTCGGTGAATGCCTGCCCTACGAAGAGAACCAGGTATACCTGGATCACGGCCGGCAGGATGCATGGGGCCAGCCCGTCCTTGAATTCAACTGCGAGTTCAAAGAAAACGAAATACTCATGCGCAGGGACATGGACCAGGATGCAGCCGCTATGCTGGAAGCAGCAGGCCTGAAGAACGTAACGCCCTTCAACAGGGATTCCTACCCCGGTGGCGCTATTCATGAAATGGGCACAGCCAGAATGGGCTGCGATCCCAAAGATTCAATCTTAAATGAATGGAACCAGGTACACAGCGTAAAGAACGTATTCGTAACAGATGGCGCCTGTATGACCTCTTCCGCATGCCAGAACCCTTCATTGACATATATGGCCTTAACAGCCAGGGCAGCGGATCATGCAGTGAGTGAATTGAAGAAGATGAATTTGTAG
- a CDS encoding TonB-dependent receptor, translating into MKERTLQLMAPFRSLFLPLIGCLAFFSMLDLKAQQLYAANRRAVSVEQQAKDPKKPLENRISLQVKNQKLTDVLEKIEQQTPYVFVYSNDEISVSQKISLNVKDKKLEEILEMIFSPLDIRFELINNKIILKQGNVFAAVFSQQENVTINGRVVSDNGEGIPGVNVRLQNVPNVGTVTNEQGNFTLQIPAKEANGTLLFTSVGFAPATVAINSRTSITVVMSTDSKELGEVVITAYGSQRKKQVTAAISTISSKDLESRPVANMYQALQGTAPNLILQQSTAEPGAALTLNIRGVGSLTGNGPLIIIDGVQTGGDGLQNLNPNDVESISVLKDAASSAIYGSQAANGVIYVTTKKGKRDDKPVVQYNAMYGWQIPTALPEQVEGWEYMTLKNEALVNSGKTPQYTPSQIKYWKDRGSEPAFLKEMLRKYTPQQNHSLSLTGGSKNTSYLLSLGYVNQGNMLQNKYLPSDADLFYKRYNARANVSVDVSKYVKVDVNIAYAKSYFNKQQADIGFLMRDAMRTPRIYPVKDSLGNYVVPALNSNNVIAQLEKQGYNRNERDNLLGGLNVMITPIEHFRINLNASGSYTINNFVNRQNKYSYAPYYTTANPPPYNRQEVSEYKDLTTNVYATAEYENTFGDHYVKGQVGARSDAINEGYGFMATRYGGTNLDDDWTIGGGYIPKPDGTFDYGTIGQYNGITNPNLYALNSLFGRLNYAYKDKYLAEFTWRYDGSSKLAPGHRWQFFPAFSLGWRLTEEAFMEDFRNRFGNVKLRYSWGQVGNSNIGGFNYLARVNLNPSKYPFNNTANPGADFTAYNELLEWEISTMTNYGVDVDLFRNKLSFSFDYYDKQTSGIYLTQEVPGTAGIGSSLQNVGKVQNRGWEIALSYRGKTGQFNHTVSANLADNLNKVITYGPESIRGSDYTFIIREGFPIASYFGYKSDGLYQNLDDIKNAPKVPFAYNQQVQPGDIKYIDRNKDGVIDANDRYVFGNPFPRYTFGFTYNVSWKNFDFTMFWQGVGKRSQFLRGDIVEAFHNNEDHAFVQHIDRWTPTNPGASYPRLTIGTANANNFAYSDYWMFDTKYARLKNLQLGYTLPKSLTGRARMQSVRVYFTSQNLLTITPGRFRELGVDPEFTQYDDKLGFNNYNAIAGRNYPNSATFAFGLDIKF; encoded by the coding sequence ATGAAAGAAAGAACGCTACAATTGATGGCGCCTTTCCGTTCGTTGTTCCTGCCGCTGATTGGCTGCTTAGCCTTTTTCAGCATGCTAGACCTGAAAGCGCAGCAATTATATGCTGCCAACAGGAGAGCCGTTTCCGTGGAACAACAGGCAAAGGACCCAAAGAAACCGCTTGAAAACCGCATCAGCTTGCAGGTGAAGAACCAGAAGCTAACGGATGTGCTGGAAAAGATCGAACAGCAAACGCCCTATGTGTTTGTGTATTCGAACGATGAGATCAGCGTTTCGCAAAAGATCTCGCTCAATGTAAAAGACAAAAAGCTGGAAGAGATACTGGAGATGATCTTTTCTCCATTGGACATCCGCTTTGAACTGATCAATAACAAGATCATACTGAAACAGGGAAACGTATTCGCCGCCGTATTTTCACAGCAGGAGAACGTGACCATTAATGGTCGGGTGGTAAGTGATAACGGTGAAGGCATCCCTGGAGTAAACGTTCGCCTGCAGAATGTTCCCAATGTGGGAACAGTTACCAATGAACAGGGTAATTTCACTTTACAGATCCCCGCAAAGGAAGCAAACGGCACGCTGCTCTTTACTTCCGTGGGCTTTGCACCTGCTACGGTGGCTATTAACAGCCGCACCAGCATCACAGTGGTCATGAGCACGGATTCAAAAGAACTGGGTGAAGTGGTGATCACGGCGTATGGTTCACAAAGGAAGAAACAGGTTACTGCTGCCATCAGCACTATCTCTTCCAAGGACCTGGAAAGCAGGCCGGTGGCCAATATGTACCAGGCTTTGCAGGGAACGGCACCTAACCTCATTTTGCAGCAGAGCACGGCAGAACCGGGCGCTGCACTTACATTGAACATCCGTGGTGTGGGAAGCCTCACCGGCAATGGCCCCCTGATCATTATAGACGGTGTGCAAACCGGCGGCGATGGACTGCAGAACCTGAACCCCAATGATGTGGAAAGCATCTCTGTACTGAAAGATGCGGCTTCTTCCGCCATCTATGGTTCCCAGGCTGCCAATGGCGTGATCTATGTGACCACCAAAAAAGGGAAACGGGATGATAAACCCGTGGTGCAATACAACGCCATGTACGGATGGCAGATCCCAACTGCTTTACCTGAGCAGGTAGAAGGATGGGAGTACATGACGCTGAAGAATGAAGCGTTAGTGAATTCCGGTAAAACACCACAATACACTCCCAGCCAGATCAAATACTGGAAGGACAGGGGTTCTGAGCCTGCCTTCCTGAAAGAGATGCTGCGCAAATACACACCACAGCAGAATCATAGCCTTAGCTTAACAGGCGGCAGCAAGAACACCAGCTACCTGCTCTCTCTCGGATACGTGAACCAGGGCAATATGCTGCAGAACAAATATCTGCCTTCTGATGCAGACCTGTTCTACAAACGTTATAATGCCCGTGCGAATGTATCTGTGGATGTAAGTAAGTATGTGAAAGTGGATGTGAATATTGCTTATGCTAAATCTTATTTCAACAAACAACAGGCAGACATCGGTTTCCTGATGCGGGATGCGATGCGTACACCACGTATTTATCCGGTGAAGGATTCTCTCGGAAATTATGTAGTGCCTGCACTGAACAGTAATAACGTGATCGCACAGCTGGAAAAGCAGGGGTATAACAGAAATGAAAGGGATAACCTGCTGGGTGGCCTGAATGTGATGATCACACCTATAGAGCATTTCCGTATCAACCTGAATGCTTCCGGCAGTTATACCATCAACAACTTCGTGAACCGCCAGAATAAATATTCTTATGCACCTTATTATACTACGGCGAACCCTCCACCATATAACAGGCAGGAAGTATCAGAATACAAAGACCTTACCACCAACGTATACGCTACTGCTGAGTATGAAAACACCTTTGGCGATCACTATGTGAAAGGACAGGTGGGAGCAAGGAGTGATGCTATCAATGAAGGTTATGGTTTTATGGCCACAAGGTATGGTGGTACCAACCTGGATGATGACTGGACCATTGGCGGCGGATATATCCCCAAACCGGATGGCACATTTGATTATGGCACCATCGGTCAATACAATGGTATCACCAATCCTAACCTATATGCACTGAACTCGCTCTTTGGGAGATTGAACTATGCCTACAAGGACAAATACCTGGCTGAATTCACCTGGCGGTATGATGGTTCTTCCAAACTGGCACCGGGCCACCGCTGGCAGTTCTTCCCGGCATTCTCTTTAGGATGGCGTTTAACGGAAGAGGCTTTTATGGAAGATTTCAGGAACCGTTTCGGCAATGTGAAACTCCGTTATTCATGGGGGCAGGTGGGTAATTCCAACATCGGCGGATTCAATTATCTCGCGCGTGTAAACCTGAACCCCAGCAAATACCCGTTCAACAATACGGCAAATCCGGGCGCTGATTTTACTGCTTATAACGAGTTACTGGAATGGGAGATCTCTACCATGACCAACTACGGTGTGGACGTTGATCTGTTCCGGAATAAACTCTCTTTCTCTTTTGATTATTACGATAAGCAAACCTCCGGTATCTATCTGACACAGGAAGTACCGGGTACTGCCGGCATCGGTTCTTCTCTACAGAATGTAGGCAAGGTGCAGAACCGGGGTTGGGAAATAGCGCTTTCCTACCGCGGAAAAACAGGCCAGTTCAATCATACCGTAAGTGCAAACCTGGCGGATAACCTGAACAAGGTGATCACTTATGGCCCTGAATCCATCCGTGGTTCAGACTATACTTTCATTATCAGGGAAGGTTTCCCCATCGCTTCTTATTTCGGATATAAATCTGATGGTCTCTATCAGAACCTGGACGATATCAAGAACGCTCCGAAAGTACCTTTCGCTTATAACCAGCAGGTACAACCGGGAGATATCAAATACATTGACCGGAATAAGGATGGTGTGATAGATGCAAACGACCGTTATGTGTTTGGGAATCCCTTCCCGCGTTATACGTTTGGTTTCACTTACAATGTTTCCTGGAAGAACTTTGATTTCACGATGTTCTGGCAGGGTGTGGGCAAGCGTTCCCAGTTCCTCCGCGGAGATATTGTGGAAGCATTCCATAACAACGAAGACCATGCTTTCGTACAACATATCGATCGCTGGACACCAACCAATCCGGGTGCTTCTTATCCGCGCCTGACCATTGGTACGGCTAATGCGAACAACTTTGCTTACTCCGATTACTGGATGTTTGACACCAAATATGCACGGTTAAAGAACCTGCAGCTGGGTTATACTCTGCCTAAATCCCTCACGGGCAGGGCAAGGATGCAAAGCGTGCGGGTATACTTCACCAGCCAGAACCTGCTGACGATCACACCGGGCCGTTTCCGCGAACTGGGTGTAGATCCTGAGTTCACGCAGTATGATGATAAACTGGGGTTTAATAATTATAACGCCATCGCAGGCCGTAACTATCCAAACTCGGCCACGTTTGCTTTTGGGTTAGATATCAAATTCTGA